Proteins encoded together in one Labrus mixtus chromosome 18, fLabMix1.1, whole genome shotgun sequence window:
- the LOC132993453 gene encoding probable serine/threonine-protein kinase kinX, giving the protein MHLIETVEPLAKASASPPPVMEINDPVKRMDVLEVEVQAIEAVLPTEINEIQKQIDLTEVSNQQIAIKEPGTLLGSTERAVMTQPELLDVGINTIQTVQPEATAPPSSQAITERIELGKQMNISEHGVQAEEAEEPVNTVLPAQRAESPKQVELAEVNVQQTETTEPEAQLFSNEKAVIMTHPVLLDLGIHAIETIEPDPNASATPQVTTDITEDLKDTNSSNVVIHVEEAVEYEMPINSTQRAESQEKPQLIETDAQATEVTETAVNVVIPAVITTPPVLLDNGIHPTTTVELVSNVQAKETMQPASQMDDREVFRGEPVQSEDCDQETKANVNNTEEENDQDVWMDAEEVVYNQEVAEKSSLEIEEPEEEMEAECVHEEEAKLEEVELASYSRTEEEESQQEVYNRGETCEIESEGEDFAIALEHQEYATASITTLEWD; this is encoded by the coding sequence ATGCATCTAATCGAAACAGTAGAACCATTAGCAAAAGCATCAGCTTCCCCACCACCAGTAATGGAGATAAATGATCCTGTGAAAAGGATGGATGTTTTGGAAGTTGAGGTTCAAGCAATTGAAGCAGTTCTaccaacagaaataaatgagaTCCAAAAACAGATTGATCTTACTGAGGTTAGTAATCAGCAAATAGCTATCAAAGAACCAGGGACACTTCTGGGTTCAACTGAAAGAGCTGTGATGACTCAACCTGAACTCCTGGATGTTGGCATTAACACAATCCAAACAGTACAACCAGAAGCAACAGCACCACCTTCTTCACAGGCAATCACAGAGAGAATTGAACTGGGGAAACAGATGAACATTTCAGAGCACGGAGTTCaagcagaggaggcagaggaacCTGTAAATACAGTCCTTCCAGCACAAAGAGCTGAGAGCCCGAAACAGGTTGAACTTGCTGAGGTCAATGTTCAGCAAACAGAAACTACAGAACCAGAAGCACAgttattttcaaatgaaaaagctgtgATCATGACTCATCCTGTACTGTTGGATTTAGGTATACATGCAATCGAAACAATAGAACCAGATCCAAATGCATCAGCTACCCCACAAGTAACAACTGACATAACTGAAGACTTGAAAGACACCAATTCATCAAATGTAGTAATTCATGTAGAAGAGGCAGTAGAATATGAAATGCCTATAAATTCAACACAAAGGGCTGAGAGCCAGGAAAAGCCACAGCTAATTGAAACGGATGCTCAAGCAACAGAAGTAACAGAAACAGCTGTAAATGTTGTGATACCAGCTGTGATAACAACTCCACCTGTACTGTTGGATAATGGTATACACCCAACCACAACAGTAGAACTAGTGTCTAATGTTCAGGCAAAAGAAACAATGCAACCAGCAAGTCAAATGGACGACAGAGAAGTGTTCCGAGGCGAACCAGTTCAGTCTGAAGATTGTGATCAAGAAACAAAAGCTAATGTTAATAatacagaggaggagaatgatCAGGATGTGTGGATGGATGCTGAGGAAGTCGTTTACAACCAAGAAGTAGCAGAGAAGTCCTCTTTAGAGATCGAGGAGCctgaggaagagatggaggcagagtgtgtgcatgagGAAGAGGCAAAACTTGAAGAAGTTGAATTAGCATCTTATTCCagaacagaggaagaagaaagtcaACAGGAAGTATACAACAGAGGAGAAACATGTGAAATTGAAAGTGAAGGTGAAGATTTTGCTATTGCACTTGAGCATCAGGAATATGCAACTGCGAGCATCACTACCTTGGAGTGGGATTAA